From Nymphaea colorata isolate Beijing-Zhang1983 chromosome 6, ASM883128v2, whole genome shotgun sequence, a single genomic window includes:
- the LOC116256836 gene encoding cation/H(+) antiporter 15-like — MGSYGRVNATWGDHFYSVVVNSTQGSCGSTRGETGDGQIVTRTLVLQIGVPLTLIHLLHLLIRRTGQPFFVAEMMAVVVLSLLSPMKSLYSSSSTSLELLVGHGLPVLGFMMGLDMSFSSFWNSDLGAFSVAAGATLFSVALTSACGFFYLSQAFEMPHSLFLAVFWSLIFSNVSSPVLIQVSTELKLIRTRIGRLAVSAGLLSDLSTLLLFGFAITQATTAISRYHGPEGTVAFIVVLLLLRGLIAWGAEWVNRMNPEGKRMKSGHLMILALLESVAIFLGQAVGADAFYAAFLLGLVFHKEGRLVREVKSRCNALCSYLVLPVFTLKVGMHVDLASMNSLQAWGVLLLLITLITMGKLVGTVVACSRMGIPLDEGAVLGFLLSIKGYVHVVVAQRCFDHGLLEPVLFTQIILAILGTDVLAPLLVMTIVRKARRTSPLPRMALQWMDSRLELRVLACIEDKRDVPSMVNLVEGLRGPTESKLMVYAMHLVELPDDSNTVLVYQENQQHMEVVTSTEALDQQNQIAATFRSYDQQAGDGLVVRHMATASSFSTMHEDVCNAAEDMRATLLVLPFHRHQRVDGRMDLGNLGFQSVHRKVLRHAPCSIAILVDRGLGGTSLLSATQVSHHVAAIFLGGPDDREAMAFAARLAEHRGISLSIVRFLPDARSEPSSRVSSLAPFNVGPDSAGSMAEAAKEAEADEECIAAFRERYVAAGIASYVEKYVSSGVETVTRLGELESLYTLFVVGRGGHTSSVVTSGMREWEETPELGPLGDVLAASDFSVTASVIVVQLHRTETGTDVELL, encoded by the exons ATGGGGTCTTACGGCCGTGTAAATGCCACATGGGGAGATCATTTCTACTCTGTGGTCGTCAATAGTACGCAGGGCAGCTGTGGCAGCACCCGGGGCGAGACCGGTGACGGTCAGATCGTGACTAGAACCCTTGTCTTACAAATCGGGGTGCCATTGACCCTCATCCATCTGCTGCACCTCCTTATAAGACGCACCGGCCAGCCTTTCTTCGTTGCAGAGATGATG GCAGTCGTGGTGTTGAGCCTCCTCAGTCCCATGAAGTCATTGTACAGTTCTTCATCCACAAGCTTGGAACTCTTAGTCGGCCACGGCCTGCCGGTGCTGGGGTTCATGATGGGCCTGGACATGAGCTTCAGTTCCTTCTGGAACTCCGACCTTGGGGCCTTCAGCGTCGCAGCGGGCGCCACCCTGTTCAGCGTCGCCCTCACGAGCGCCTGCGGCTTCTTCTACCTGAGCCAAGCCTTCGAGATGCCACACTCCCTGTTCCTCGCCGTTTTCTGGAGCCTCATTTTCTCCAACGTAAGCTCCCCGGTGTTGATCCAGGTGTCGACGGAGCTGAAGCTGATAAGGACGCGGATAGGCCGGCTGGCCGTCTCTGCCGGCCTGCTCAGCGACCTCTCCACGTTGCTGCTCTTCGGCTTCGCCATCACCCAGGCGACGACCGCCATCAGCCGCTACCACGGCCCCGAAGGCACCGTCGCCTTCATCGTGGTGCTGCTGTTGCTACGGGGGCTGATAGCATGGGGGGCAGAGTGGGTGAACCGGATGAACCCCGAGGGGAAGAGGATGAAGTCCGGGCACCTCATGATCTTGGCTCTGCTCGAGTCGGTGGCCATCTTCCTCGGGCAGGCCGTGGGAGCGGACGCCTTCTATGCGGCGTTTCTGCTGGGGCTGGTGTTTCACAAGGAAGGGAGGCTGGTGAGGGAGGTGAAGAGCAGGTGCAATGCCCTGTGCAGTTACCTTGTTCTGCCCGTGTTCACGCTGAAGGTCGGGATGCACGTCGACCTCGCGTCGATGAACAGCCTGCAGGCTTGGGGCGTGCTGTTGCTGCTGATCACGCTCATCACAATGGGGAAACTGGTCGGCACGGTGGTGGCTTGCTCCAGGATGGGAATACCCTTGGACGAAGGCGCCGTGTTAGGTTTTCTCCTTAGCATTAAGGGCTACGTCCATGTAGTCGTTGCTCAGCGCTGCTTCGAC CACGGACTACTAGAACCGGTGCTTTTCACTCAAATAATATTGGCCATCCTGGGGACCGACGTTCTGGCGCCGTTGCTGGTCATGACAATCGTGCGGAAGGCGCGGCGCACAAGCCCACTACCGCGGATGGCCCTGCAATGGATGGACTCACGGTTGGAGCTCCGAGTCTTGGCGTGCATCGAGGACAAGAGGGACGTCCCTAGCATGGTCAACCTCGTCGAGGGCCTGCGCGGTCCCACCGAGTCCAAGCTCATGGTCTACGCCATGCATCTCGTGGAGCTGCCCGACGACTCCAACACGGTGCTGGTATACCAGGAAAACCAGCAGCACATGGAGGTGGTGACGTCGACGGAAGCGCTGGACCAACAGAACCAGATCGCCGCCACCTTCCGCTCCTATGACCAGCAAGCCGGTGACGGCCTCGTCGTCCGCCACATGGCCACCGCCTcctccttctccaccatgcACGAAGACGTCTGCAACGCCGCCGAGGACATGCGCGCCACCCTGCTCGTGCTGCCGTTCCACCGCCACCAGCGCGTGGACGGCCGCATGGACCTCGGCAATCTCGGCTTCCAGTCCGTCCACCGTAAGGTCCTCCGTCATGCCCCCTGTTCCATCGCCATTCTCGTCGATCGCGGCCTCGGCGGCACCAGCCTCCTCTCCGCGACGCAGGTCTCCCACCATGTGGCCGCCATCTTCCTCGGCGGGCCCGATGATCGCGAGGCCATGGCGTTCGCCGCTAGGCTCGCGGAGCACAGGGGAATCAGCCTCTCGATCGTGCGATTCCTGCCGGATGCCAGGAGTGAGCCCTCGTCGCGAGTTTCGTCCTTGGCCCCCTTCAACGTGGGGCCGGACAGTGCGGGGAGCATGGCGGAGGCGGcgaaggaggcggaggcggacGAGGAGTGCATCGCGGCGTTCAGGGAGAGGTACGTGGCCGCGGGGATCGCGAGTTATGTGGAGAAGTACGTGTCGAGTGGGGTGGAGACTGTGACGAGGCTGGGGGAGCTGGAGAGCCTGTACACGCTCTTCGTGGTGGGCCGCGGAGGCCACACCTCCTCGGTGGTGACCAGTGGGATGAGAGAGTGGGAGGAGACGCCGGAGCTCGGACCGCTCGGCGATGTGCTCGCTGCCTCCGACTTCTCCGTTACCGCATCCGTCATAGTCGTCCAGCTGCACAGGACCGAAACAGGGACAGACGTTGAGCTCCTATAA